A single Methylobacterium sp. 17Sr1-1 DNA region contains:
- a CDS encoding GntR family transcriptional regulator: MARGQDRAYGVLRQRLVGGHYPPGFHLREEPLAEEFGLSRTPVRAALKRLVEDGLATTDAGHGIHVAEWSEADIEETFRLRMLLEPHATERAVERGGDALVERLEASNRTMALAIEQGDGEAISVIQTTNKEFHRTLLDFSGSPRLRAILETMIDMPIVVRSFFIYSASELSQSLHHHQDITFAARVGDGELGRRAMQLHLRMSYARVMRHRGSWRRIAAADGA; encoded by the coding sequence ATGGCGCGCGGACAGGACAGGGCGTACGGCGTGCTGCGCCAGAGGCTGGTCGGCGGCCACTACCCGCCCGGCTTCCACCTCCGCGAGGAGCCGCTCGCGGAGGAATTCGGCCTCAGCCGCACGCCCGTCCGGGCCGCCCTGAAGCGACTGGTCGAGGACGGGCTCGCGACGACGGACGCCGGCCACGGGATCCACGTGGCGGAATGGAGCGAGGCGGATATCGAGGAGACGTTCCGTCTCCGCATGCTGCTCGAGCCGCACGCGACCGAGCGCGCCGTCGAGCGCGGCGGCGATGCCCTCGTCGAGCGCCTCGAAGCGAGCAACCGCACCATGGCGCTCGCGATCGAGCAGGGCGACGGCGAGGCGATCTCCGTCATCCAGACGACGAACAAGGAGTTTCACCGCACCCTGCTGGACTTCTCGGGCTCGCCCCGGCTGCGCGCCATCCTGGAGACGATGATCGACATGCCGATCGTGGTGCGGTCGTTCTTCATCTACTCGGCTTCCGAGCTGTCGCAGAGCCTCCATCACCACCAGGACATCACGTTCGCGGCCCGCGTCGGCGACGGCGAGCTCGGCCGGCGCGCGATGCAGCTCCACCTGCGCATGTCGTATGCCCGCGTGATGC
- a CDS encoding MFS transporter translates to MHNATVAAGSAATSRTTTRYRWVVMGLIFIVYTLAAADRANIGIVLPFVKKEFAMSNTEAGAVVSLFFVGYAVMQIPAGFLVRRLGTRVVFPVFMLLTSLFTGLLGTSGSILAMKLNRLALGIAEAPLPVSMLSTVNRWFPAREKGTAVGLFLAAAKFGPVIVPPLGALIIATLGWQYVFYICAAPGIVFAVLWYVLVVDEPARSRFVSAAEAEHIRDAPSSRPDAAAVAAAPPARRFDRLDRVIRGRPVRLIATARETFRSGNVWGLALGYLMMTGIINVILAWLPTYLTTVKQFSLMNVGFVASAPFVGGVLGNVIGGWFSDRVVGKRRKPTILISAVSTVFMMYALIHAPNEPVTLAILLFLTGFLLNVGYSSFTVYPAGLTTKDAYPLAVSVVNTGGQAGGALFPFLTGLLLDAFSWDAVFLFLAASALVALAVMLLVVEPVETEAAAAG, encoded by the coding sequence ATGCACAACGCCACGGTCGCCGCGGGATCCGCCGCGACGTCCCGGACGACCACCCGCTACCGCTGGGTCGTCATGGGCCTGATCTTCATCGTCTATACCCTGGCGGCGGCGGACCGCGCGAATATCGGCATCGTCCTTCCCTTCGTGAAGAAGGAATTCGCGATGTCCAACACCGAGGCCGGGGCGGTCGTCAGCCTGTTCTTCGTCGGCTACGCGGTGATGCAGATCCCCGCCGGCTTCCTGGTCCGGCGGCTCGGCACCCGGGTCGTGTTCCCGGTCTTCATGCTGCTGACGTCGCTGTTCACGGGACTTCTCGGCACGTCCGGCTCCATCCTGGCGATGAAGCTCAACCGCCTCGCCCTCGGGATCGCCGAGGCGCCGCTGCCCGTCTCGATGCTCTCGACGGTGAACCGATGGTTCCCGGCGCGGGAGAAGGGCACCGCGGTCGGCCTGTTCCTGGCCGCCGCGAAGTTCGGCCCCGTGATCGTGCCGCCGCTGGGCGCGCTGATCATCGCCACGCTCGGCTGGCAATATGTCTTCTACATCTGCGCCGCGCCCGGGATCGTCTTCGCGGTGCTGTGGTATGTCCTGGTCGTCGACGAGCCGGCTCGCAGCCGCTTCGTGTCGGCGGCGGAGGCCGAGCACATCCGCGACGCGCCGTCGTCGCGGCCCGACGCGGCGGCGGTCGCCGCGGCGCCGCCCGCGCGCCGCTTCGACCGGCTGGATCGCGTCATCCGCGGCCGCCCGGTCCGCCTGATCGCCACCGCCCGAGAGACGTTCCGGTCCGGCAACGTGTGGGGCCTCGCCCTCGGCTACCTGATGATGACCGGGATCATCAACGTCATCCTGGCCTGGCTGCCGACCTACCTGACCACCGTGAAGCAGTTCTCGCTGATGAATGTCGGGTTCGTGGCCTCGGCGCCGTTCGTCGGCGGCGTGCTGGGCAACGTCATCGGCGGCTGGTTCTCCGACCGGGTCGTGGGCAAGCGGCGCAAGCCCACCATCCTGATCAGCGCGGTCTCGACCGTGTTCATGATGTATGCGCTGATCCACGCGCCGAACGAGCCGGTGACGCTCGCGATCCTGCTGTTCCTGACCGGCTTCCTGCTGAATGTCGGCTACTCGTCCTTCACCGTCTATCCCGCAGGGCTGACCACCAAGGACGCCTATCCGCTCGCGGTCTCGGTGGTGAATACCGGCGGCCAGGCCGGCGGGGCGCTGTTTCCGTTCCTCACGGGATTGCTGCTCGACGCCTTCAGCTGGGACGCGGTGTTCTTGTTCCTCGCGGCCTCGGCCCTGGTGGCGCTCGCCGTGATGCTGCTGGTCGTCGAGCCGGTCGAGACGGAGGCCGCGGCGGCCGGGTAG
- a CDS encoding NAD(P)-dependent oxidoreductase has product MSVHKQQVRLGLVGYGEIGSTLGRGLRGAGLEQVAAYDKHAFDGPFAGLIQGRAREAGVTLVRSTQDLADAADLIVSVTPGSVSLESAAALAGCLSERHVFSDFASATPTIKLGVAERLAGSGACVGDGSIEGTPRNGYAMPILVSGPSGERVRDLLVPWGMTIAFVGDRLGTASGIKILRSVLLKGIEALTDEMMLAARHYGVDQAVLASACKTLARPWMDTVEALIPSGVIHARRRSEELEMSAEAVADAGIDPVMARAIAARLRWKAELGLKETLNGIEPATAEAAFDAIVGAMTAR; this is encoded by the coding sequence ATGTCGGTCCACAAGCAGCAAGTCCGGCTCGGCCTCGTCGGCTACGGCGAGATCGGCAGCACCCTCGGCCGCGGCCTGCGGGGCGCCGGCCTGGAACAGGTCGCGGCCTACGACAAGCACGCCTTCGACGGGCCCTTCGCCGGCCTGATCCAGGGCCGGGCGCGGGAGGCCGGGGTCACCCTGGTGCGCTCGACCCAGGACCTCGCCGACGCCGCGGACCTGATCGTCAGCGTGACGCCGGGCTCGGTCTCGCTGGAGAGCGCCGCGGCCCTCGCCGGGTGCCTGAGCGAGCGGCACGTCTTCTCGGACTTCGCCTCCGCCACGCCGACGATCAAGCTCGGCGTCGCCGAGCGCCTGGCCGGCAGCGGCGCCTGCGTCGGTGACGGCTCGATCGAGGGCACGCCGCGCAACGGCTACGCCATGCCGATCCTCGTCAGCGGGCCCTCCGGCGAGCGGGTGCGCGACCTCCTCGTCCCCTGGGGCATGACCATCGCCTTCGTCGGCGACCGGCTCGGCACCGCGTCCGGGATCAAGATCCTGCGCTCGGTGCTGCTCAAGGGGATCGAGGCGCTGACGGACGAGATGATGCTCGCCGCGCGCCATTACGGCGTCGACCAGGCGGTGCTCGCCTCGGCCTGCAAGACGCTGGCGCGGCCCTGGATGGACACGGTGGAGGCGCTGATCCCGTCGGGCGTGATCCACGCCAGGCGCCGGTCGGAGGAGCTGGAGATGTCGGCCGAGGCGGTGGCCGATGCCGGCATCGATCCGGTCATGGCCCGGGCAATCGCGGCGCGGCTGCGCTGGAAGGCGGAGCTCGGCCTCAAGGAGACGCTGAACGGCATCGAGCCCGCGACCGCCGAGGCGGCGTTCGACGCGATCGTCGGCGCGATGACGGCGCGATGA
- a CDS encoding helix-turn-helix domain-containing protein, whose amino-acid sequence MRVVTPRPSPPLKRATFSTDEIEPEQRLEAWRALVGLTHEVEGSAHAFHGKVSSTAFGSMVASEMSASPLTVARSPQRARRDGLDHIVLHLTTADFAVDVEGASLHVPRGAITVNTLSRPFRRGAAAERNSQILSLSRDLVVEFLPDPEAFHGRVLHRGFGDILGAHMRTLVEHGTAISPSEAAGVARATAQLIAAGLEPTRTRWSAAKQGRDAALSVRCRRYIEAHLRSPGLTPDSICREMGVSRSVLYRLFEDEGGVAGYIRARRLSTARSLLASADTSVRVSEIGSALGFTDATSFSRAFKAAFGMSPSEAIGLSGTSSDQTDIFGHWMRTIAAVGR is encoded by the coding sequence ATGCGCGTCGTCACTCCGCGGCCCTCTCCGCCCTTGAAGCGTGCGACGTTCTCGACGGATGAGATCGAGCCTGAGCAACGTCTTGAAGCCTGGCGGGCTCTGGTCGGGTTGACCCACGAGGTCGAAGGCTCGGCACATGCCTTCCATGGCAAGGTCAGTTCGACCGCGTTCGGGAGCATGGTCGCGAGCGAGATGTCCGCCTCGCCTCTGACCGTCGCTCGCTCGCCACAACGAGCGCGCCGCGATGGGCTCGACCACATCGTCTTGCATCTCACCACGGCGGACTTCGCGGTCGATGTTGAGGGCGCGAGCCTTCACGTTCCGCGCGGCGCTATCACGGTCAACACCCTCTCGCGCCCATTCCGTCGTGGCGCTGCGGCGGAGCGTAACTCGCAGATCCTCAGCCTGAGCCGAGATCTCGTTGTTGAGTTCCTTCCCGACCCCGAGGCGTTCCACGGGCGAGTCCTTCATCGCGGCTTCGGCGACATCCTCGGCGCGCACATGCGCACGCTTGTCGAACACGGCACCGCGATTTCTCCGTCAGAGGCTGCAGGTGTCGCCCGCGCAACGGCGCAACTGATCGCGGCAGGCCTCGAGCCAACACGCACCAGGTGGAGTGCTGCCAAACAAGGTCGCGACGCCGCACTGAGCGTGCGCTGCCGGCGTTACATCGAAGCTCATCTACGCTCGCCAGGGCTCACGCCCGACTCGATCTGTCGGGAGATGGGCGTCTCACGATCTGTCCTTTATCGGTTGTTCGAGGATGAAGGTGGCGTTGCCGGGTATATCCGAGCACGGCGTTTGTCGACGGCGAGAAGCCTGCTCGCCAGCGCCGACACGTCCGTCCGTGTCTCCGAGATCGGGTCCGCGCTTGGCTTCACGGATGCGACGTCGTTCAGTCGAGCTTTCAAAGCTGCCTTCGGTATGAGTCCAAGCGAAGCGATCGGACTTAGCGGCACTTCGAGCGATCAAACCGACATCTTCGGGCACTGGATGCGAACGATCGCTGCCGTCGGACGGTAA
- a CDS encoding Hint domain-containing protein — protein MQTFVKERLEPLPVSSSIQQNITISPYRSGGLQLPQSSLQSENVVTSLSSDASVAGSLGYVVAHAAPGATITFDPSLAGQTITLNQTLELRQDVTIQGHINQATGLPDITLSGGDQITVLHVASGATVSLDGLDIAHGHGQGRAGTADAPNGGAAAGGILNEGTLTVTHSVFEHDTATGGAGATPNVGVGGAGGDAAGAILNVGQLTVATTRFLDDTAVGGDGAAGTNYAGNPFAGTGPQAQGGGAGGSAAGAVLNEAGASLTLGAGNVTATGDTGTGGHGGQGGNGYSAVGNDVGGAGGDPDQAGQDGARVYGNNTHYGHGGDAGSGGGSSGEISSGAGGGGGGHSYASFGGAGAIISDPSAPCYCPGSLILTDRGEVAVEDLTIGDVVVTTSGDHRAIRWIGHRTLNCRNHPNPLAVLPVRISRDAFGPARPSQDLWVSPGHAICLDVDGEVFIPASALVNGAAVTQVAVDTVTYWHVELDSHDVLLANGLPAESYLDMGNRRFFAQEPVVDLAACPDADASARTHADFCRPFVGKGPLVDEVRARLRAKALENGWTLEQNSIAELHVEVGEQVIHPALDGAIARFRLPAACGDVRLRSLASTPSGVSDSRDGRRLGVDLKRLALCDGQGVWREIGLDDARLRRGFYPVEPLASGGLHRWTDGDALLPRSLWQGYEDGHEGEFTLLVEVAKRDLLRWNAPSAGTEAGHADEAAGAAPSLQAARSAA, from the coding sequence ATGCAGACGTTCGTGAAAGAACGCCTCGAACCCCTACCCGTATCGAGCTCAATCCAACAAAACATAACGATCTCGCCGTATCGTTCCGGGGGGCTTCAGTTGCCACAGTCTTCATTGCAATCAGAAAATGTAGTCACAAGCCTCAGCAGCGACGCGAGCGTAGCGGGTAGCCTGGGCTACGTGGTGGCACATGCCGCGCCGGGAGCCACGATCACCTTCGATCCGAGCCTTGCGGGACAGACGATCACGCTCAACCAGACGCTGGAGCTGCGCCAGGACGTCACGATCCAGGGCCACATCAACCAGGCCACGGGCCTGCCCGACATCACGCTGAGCGGCGGCGACCAGATCACGGTCCTGCACGTCGCCTCGGGAGCGACCGTCAGCCTCGACGGGCTCGACATCGCGCATGGCCACGGCCAGGGTCGGGCCGGCACGGCGGATGCCCCGAACGGCGGCGCCGCAGCGGGCGGCATCCTGAACGAGGGCACCCTCACCGTCACGCATTCCGTGTTCGAGCACGACACCGCCACGGGCGGTGCGGGCGCGACGCCGAACGTGGGTGTGGGCGGTGCCGGCGGGGACGCGGCCGGCGCAATCCTCAACGTCGGGCAGCTCACCGTGGCGACCACGCGCTTCCTCGACGACACGGCCGTGGGCGGCGACGGCGCGGCGGGCACGAACTACGCGGGCAACCCCTTCGCGGGCACCGGGCCGCAGGCTCAGGGCGGCGGCGCGGGCGGCTCGGCGGCGGGCGCGGTGCTCAACGAGGCGGGTGCGAGCCTGACGCTGGGCGCAGGCAACGTCACCGCGACGGGCGACACGGGCACGGGCGGCCACGGCGGCCAGGGCGGCAACGGCTATAGTGCGGTCGGCAACGATGTCGGCGGGGCCGGGGGCGACCCGGATCAGGCCGGTCAGGACGGGGCCCGCGTCTACGGCAACAACACGCATTACGGCCATGGCGGCGATGCGGGATCGGGGGGCGGCAGCTCGGGAGAGATCTCGAGCGGAGCCGGCGGCGGCGGCGGCGGCCACAGCTACGCCAGCTTCGGCGGCGCAGGGGCGATCATTTCAGATCCTTCCGCCCCCTGCTATTGCCCGGGATCGCTGATCCTGACGGACCGGGGCGAGGTGGCCGTCGAGGATCTGACGATCGGTGACGTGGTGGTGACCACCTCCGGCGATCACCGCGCGATCCGGTGGATCGGCCACCGCACCCTCAACTGCCGCAACCATCCCAATCCGCTCGCCGTCTTGCCCGTCCGCATCAGCAGGGACGCCTTCGGTCCAGCCAGGCCCTCTCAGGACCTCTGGGTCTCGCCCGGGCACGCCATCTGCCTGGACGTGGACGGCGAGGTGTTCATCCCCGCCTCCGCCCTCGTCAACGGCGCCGCCGTCACCCAGGTCGCGGTCGACACCGTCACCTACTGGCACGTCGAACTCGACAGCCACGACGTGCTCCTCGCCAACGGCCTGCCCGCCGAGAGCTACCTCGACATGGGCAACCGCCGCTTCTTCGCGCAGGAGCCGGTCGTCGACCTCGCGGCCTGCCCCGATGCGGACGCGTCTGCCCGCACCCACGCCGACTTCTGCCGGCCCTTCGTCGGCAAGGGTCCGCTCGTCGACGAGGTCCGGGCCCGCCTTCGCGCCAAAGCACTCGAGAACGGCTGGACGCTCGAGCAGAATTCGATCGCCGAGCTTCATGTCGAGGTCGGCGAGCAGGTCATCCACCCGGCCCTGGACGGCGCGATCGCGCGGTTCCGGTTGCCGGCCGCTTGCGGCGACGTGCGACTGCGCTCCCTCGCCAGCACGCCGTCGGGGGTGAGCGACAGCCGGGACGGGCGCCGGCTGGGCGTCGATCTCAAGCGGCTGGCGCTGTGCGACGGGCAAGGCGTCTGGCGTGAGATCGGCCTGGACGACGCGCGCCTGCGCCGGGGCTTCTACCCGGTCGAGCCGCTTGCCTCGGGCGGCCTGCATCGCTGGACGGATGGGGATGCCCTGCTGCCCCGGAGCCTGTGGCAAGGGTACGAGGACGGGCACGAGGGGGAGTTCACGCTCCTGGTCGAAGTCGCGAAGCGGGATCTTCTGCGCTGGAACGCGCCGAGCGCCGGGACCGAGGCCGGTCACGCCGACGAGGCAGCCGGAGCAGCCCCCTCTCTCCAGGCCGCTCGCTCGGCTGCCTGA
- a CDS encoding MucR family transcriptional regulator, whose amino-acid sequence MSDVNLEQQSEFVGLAADIVSSYVANNNLQVAELPGLIASVHASLSALGQPAAPVIEESRATPAQIRKSVTPDHLISFLDGKPYRSLKRHLTSQGMTPAEYRQKFGLPHDYPMVAASYAAQRSALAKSLGLGQRRRDAAAAQAAEAEAAAPEPTPAPAAPEAPAEKPAPRRRSRKAAAE is encoded by the coding sequence GTGTCGGACGTCAACCTGGAGCAGCAGTCTGAGTTCGTCGGCCTCGCGGCCGACATCGTCTCGTCCTATGTCGCGAACAACAATCTCCAGGTCGCCGAGCTGCCGGGATTGATCGCGTCGGTGCACGCCTCGCTGTCGGCGCTCGGCCAGCCGGCGGCCCCTGTGATCGAGGAGAGCCGGGCGACCCCGGCGCAGATCCGCAAGTCGGTCACGCCCGACCACCTGATCAGCTTCCTCGACGGCAAGCCCTACCGCTCGCTGAAGCGCCACCTCACCTCGCAGGGCATGACGCCCGCCGAGTACCGCCAGAAGTTCGGCCTGCCGCACGATTACCCGATGGTGGCGGCGAGCTACGCCGCCCAGCGCTCGGCGCTGGCCAAGAGCCTCGGCCTCGGGCAGCGCCGGCGCGACGCCGCGGCGGCGCAGGCCGCCGAAGCGGAGGCGGCCGCACCGGAGCCGACGCCGGCTCCCGCGGCGCCGGAGGCTCCGGCGGAGAAGCCCGCTCCCCGCCGCCGCTCGCGCAAAGCCGCGGCCGAGTAG
- a CDS encoding lysozyme inhibitor LprI family protein — translation MRRRHGAAGRVPALAVPTVVLVASVLLVSLAAPARAAAPGDKPASAAAALRACTGKALPEYRKGACLDDAAKALRERLGMLVERRLAAIAAVATRPPSPGSLAGREDAENWRKAFLATQGAWEEYFRRHCDSLYDFDYHGGSAAGQLASSCKIRLLGARIQELQEAGP, via the coding sequence ATGAGGCGCCGCCACGGCGCGGCGGGCCGCGTGCCCGCCCTCGCGGTTCCCACCGTCGTGCTCGTCGCATCAGTCCTTCTCGTCTCTTTGGCGGCCCCGGCCCGCGCGGCCGCTCCCGGCGACAAGCCGGCCTCCGCGGCGGCGGCCCTACGCGCCTGCACCGGCAAGGCGCTGCCGGAATACCGGAAGGGGGCGTGCCTCGACGATGCCGCCAAGGCGCTGCGCGAGCGCCTGGGAATGCTGGTGGAGCGCCGGCTCGCCGCCATCGCGGCAGTCGCCACCCGTCCCCCGAGCCCCGGCAGCCTCGCCGGGCGCGAGGATGCGGAGAACTGGCGCAAGGCCTTCCTCGCCACGCAGGGGGCCTGGGAGGAGTATTTCCGGCGCCACTGCGACAGCCTCTACGACTTCGACTACCATGGCGGCTCGGCGGCGGGGCAGCTCGCCTCGTCGTGCAAGATCCGGCTCCTCGGGGCGCGGATCCAGGAGTTGCAGGAGGCGGGTCCGTGA
- a CDS encoding amidase: protein MTEIRDLDGTAMVQAYRDRTLSPREVAADALARIDRYGPDLDAFVLVDHDGALDAAAASEARWARGEPLGPLDGVTFTVKDNIAWAGHPMRRGSLTTPDTPATENAPIVDRLIEAGAIPLAKTTMPEFGWKGLGDSSHTGSTRNPWDTRTTTGGSSAGAAAAAALNLGLLHIGTDGAGSIRIPAAFCGIFGLKPSFGRVPAFPPSPFGPVAHLGPMTRGVRDSALMMQAISRPDSRDMAASLAEPPDYSAGLEDGVRGLCVAWSPRLGFAPQVDPEVARLTEAAAKRFAELGAIVEEADPGFADPVETLNGIWLVGAWYVLRGIPEETRGLVEPALRAAAERGRQISAPDFVAALNARGALYTAMARFHRTYDLLLTPALATPAFTAGNLTPPDGRFGDDWLNWTPFSYPFNLTGQPAASVPCGLTDGGLPVGLQIVGPMGADARVLAASRAFEAAYPWPVLAELRVTHRG, encoded by the coding sequence ATGACCGAGATCCGCGACCTCGACGGGACCGCGATGGTGCAGGCCTACCGCGACCGCACCCTCTCGCCGCGGGAGGTGGCGGCGGATGCCCTCGCGCGGATCGACCGGTACGGCCCGGACCTCGACGCCTTCGTGCTGGTGGACCATGACGGCGCGCTCGACGCGGCGGCGGCCTCCGAGGCGCGCTGGGCCAGGGGCGAGCCCCTCGGCCCCCTCGACGGCGTGACCTTCACGGTCAAGGACAACATCGCCTGGGCCGGCCACCCGATGCGCCGCGGCTCGCTCACCACGCCCGACACGCCCGCGACCGAGAACGCCCCCATCGTCGACCGGCTCATCGAGGCCGGGGCGATCCCGCTCGCCAAGACCACGATGCCGGAATTCGGCTGGAAGGGCCTCGGCGACTCGAGCCATACCGGCTCGACCCGCAACCCCTGGGATACGCGCACGACCACCGGCGGCTCCTCGGCCGGGGCCGCGGCGGCGGCGGCGCTCAATCTCGGCCTTCTGCATATCGGCACCGACGGGGCGGGCTCGATCCGCATCCCGGCCGCCTTCTGCGGGATCTTCGGGCTCAAGCCCAGCTTCGGCCGGGTGCCGGCCTTTCCGCCCTCGCCCTTCGGGCCGGTGGCGCATCTCGGGCCGATGACCCGGGGCGTGCGCGATTCCGCCCTGATGATGCAGGCGATCAGCCGGCCCGATTCCCGCGACATGGCGGCCTCGCTCGCCGAGCCGCCGGATTACTCGGCCGGCCTGGAGGACGGCGTGCGGGGCCTGTGCGTCGCCTGGAGCCCGCGCCTGGGCTTCGCCCCGCAGGTCGATCCCGAGGTGGCGCGGCTGACCGAAGCGGCGGCCAAGCGCTTCGCCGAGCTCGGCGCGATCGTGGAGGAGGCCGATCCGGGCTTCGCCGACCCGGTCGAGACGCTGAACGGGATCTGGCTCGTCGGCGCCTGGTATGTTCTGCGCGGGATCCCGGAGGAGACGCGCGGCCTCGTCGAGCCGGCCTTGCGGGCGGCGGCCGAGCGCGGACGGCAGATCTCGGCGCCGGACTTCGTCGCCGCCCTCAATGCCCGCGGCGCGCTCTACACCGCCATGGCGCGGTTCCACCGCACCTACGACCTGCTCCTGACCCCCGCGCTCGCCACCCCCGCCTTCACGGCCGGCAACCTGACGCCGCCGGACGGGCGCTTCGGCGACGACTGGCTCAACTGGACCCCGTTCTCCTACCCCTTCAACCTGACGGGGCAGCCGGCCGCGAGCGTGCCCTGCGGGCTGACGGACGGAGGCCTGCCGGTCGGGCTGCAGATCGTCGGGCCGATGGGGGCCGATGCGCGGGTGCTCGCGGCCTCGCGCGCCTTCGAGGCGGCCTATCCCTGGCCGGTCCTGGCCGAGCTGCGGGTGACGCATCGGGGGTGA
- a CDS encoding glycosyltransferase family A protein, whose amino-acid sequence MTILACLALALALLPAVLALANLLALRGTPPGATAPDGLVSILIPARNEAANIRPTLAAALASTGVPIEVIVADDHSTDGTAAIVDDIAARDPRLRLIAVPPLPAGWTGKNHACHVLGEAATGRFLLFIDADVRLAPHGAASLAVAASRAALVSGVPRQVTGTLGERLTVPMINFLLLGYLPIPLMRRLGDPALGAACGQLVMVHADSYRRVGGHGAIRASLHDGVRLPRIFRRAGLGTDLVAASGLATCRMYTDFPQAWAGFSKNAHEGLATPRALPVWTLLLGGGHVLPLLLVIAALMGVGDLGVGDLGAGDGILAGAALALSLGTRAAITLFTREDPWTILLHPLTVALALALQWNALLRPRRAGVATWKGRTYPAG is encoded by the coding sequence GTGACGATCCTGGCGTGCCTCGCCCTCGCGCTCGCGCTGCTGCCGGCCGTCCTGGCGCTGGCCAACCTGCTGGCCCTGCGCGGGACGCCCCCTGGAGCGACGGCGCCGGACGGCCTGGTCTCGATCCTGATCCCGGCCCGCAACGAGGCCGCCAACATCCGCCCGACCCTGGCGGCGGCGCTCGCCAGCACCGGCGTGCCGATCGAGGTGATCGTCGCCGACGACCATTCGACCGACGGAACGGCGGCGATCGTGGACGACATCGCCGCCCGCGATCCCCGCCTGCGCCTGATCGCGGTGCCGCCCCTGCCCGCGGGCTGGACCGGCAAGAACCACGCCTGCCACGTCCTCGGCGAGGCCGCGACCGGCCGGTTCCTGCTGTTCATCGACGCCGATGTCCGCCTCGCGCCTCACGGCGCCGCGTCCCTGGCGGTCGCGGCCTCGCGTGCGGCCCTCGTCAGCGGCGTGCCGCGCCAGGTCACCGGCACTCTCGGCGAGCGCCTGACCGTGCCGATGATCAACTTCTTGCTGCTCGGTTACCTGCCGATCCCGCTGATGCGCCGCTTAGGCGATCCCGCCCTCGGGGCGGCCTGCGGCCAGCTGGTGATGGTGCACGCCGACAGCTATCGCCGGGTCGGCGGCCACGGGGCGATCCGCGCGAGCCTGCATGACGGCGTGCGGCTGCCCCGGATCTTCCGCCGCGCCGGCCTCGGCACCGACCTCGTGGCGGCTTCCGGCCTCGCGACCTGCCGGATGTACACGGATTTTCCCCAAGCCTGGGCCGGCTTCTCGAAGAACGCCCACGAGGGCCTGGCGACGCCCCGCGCCCTGCCGGTCTGGACGCTGCTCCTCGGCGGTGGCCACGTCCTGCCCCTGCTCCTCGTGATCGCCGCCCTCATGGGGGTCGGCGACTTGGGGGTCGGCGACTTGGGGGCCGGCGATGGTATTCTCGCGGGGGCTGCCCTCGCCCTCTCCCTCGGCACGCGGGCGGCGATCACGCTGTTCACCCGCGAGGACCCCTGGACGATTCTCCTTCATCCCCTCACCGTGGCGCTGGCCCTGGCCTTGCAATGGAACGCGCTCCTGCGCCCGCGCCGGGCCGGGGTCGCCACCTGGAAGGGGCGCACCTATCCTGCCGGGTGA
- a CDS encoding lysophospholipid acyltransferase family protein, translated as MGVYFARYVRRHLNGLRLATWGQPPAAPAAGPVVVYCNHPAWWDAAIIILLAQRFFPAAESYAPFDAAMLARYRIFSRMGAFGVDLDSPRGAASFMAASRKILERPGRVLWITAQGRFSDVRERPLGLRPGVARLAELAPDALFVPLALDYAFWEERGAEACAAFGPGIPARDLLALSRPDRLARLEADLTATLDRLGADVRSRDPARFASLLDGRRGVGGVYDAWHRLVAVLTGRRFVAGHREGRAP; from the coding sequence ATGGGCGTGTACTTCGCCCGCTACGTGCGGCGCCACCTCAACGGCTTGCGGCTCGCGACCTGGGGCCAGCCCCCGGCCGCGCCCGCCGCCGGGCCGGTGGTGGTCTATTGCAACCATCCGGCCTGGTGGGACGCGGCGATCATCATCCTGCTCGCGCAACGCTTCTTCCCGGCCGCCGAGAGCTACGCGCCGTTCGACGCCGCGATGCTCGCCCGCTACCGCATCTTTTCCCGGATGGGCGCCTTCGGGGTCGATCTCGACAGCCCGCGGGGCGCCGCCTCGTTCATGGCCGCCTCGCGAAAGATCCTGGAGCGGCCGGGGCGGGTGCTGTGGATCACCGCGCAGGGGCGCTTCAGCGACGTGCGCGAGCGGCCGCTGGGCTTGCGCCCCGGCGTCGCGCGGCTGGCGGAACTGGCGCCCGACGCCCTGTTCGTGCCGCTCGCCCTCGATTACGCCTTCTGGGAGGAGCGCGGGGCGGAGGCCTGCGCCGCCTTCGGGCCCGGGATCCCGGCCCGCGACCTCCTCGCCCTCTCCCGCCCGGACCGCCTCGCCCGCCTGGAGGCCGACCTGACCGCCACCCTCGACCGCCTCGGCGCCGACGTGCGGAGCCGCGACCCCGCCCGCTTCGCTTCCCTGCTGGACGGGCGGCGCGGCGTCGGCGGCGTCTACGATGCCTGGCACCGGCTGGTGGCGGTGCTCACCGGGCGCCGCTTCGTCGCCGGCCACCGCGAGGGCCGGGCGCCGTGA